The following coding sequences are from one Lolium rigidum isolate FL_2022 chromosome 6, APGP_CSIRO_Lrig_0.1, whole genome shotgun sequence window:
- the LOC124663526 gene encoding vacuolar protein sorting-associated protein 60.1-like codes for MKKIFGAKKSQDPPPSIQDATDRIYKRGDTVDEKIKKLDAELARYKEQIKKTRPGPAQEAVKARAMRVLKQRKMYEGQRDMLYNQTYNLDQVAFASEGIKDAQQTMTAMKAANKELKGMMKTVKIEDIDSMQDEMMDLMDVSNEIQETLGRSYNVPDDIDEEELMGELDALEADMDFESSSVPSYLQPDKESDLDSELNLPAAPSGHAAAPNRQQEDELGLPTVPHASIRT; via the exons ATGAAGAAGATCTTCGGCGCCAAGAAGAGCCAGGACCCGCCGCCGTCCATCCAGGACGCCACCGACCGG ATATACAAGCGGGGCGACACGGTGGACGAGAAGATCAAGAAGCTCGACGCGGAGCTGGCGCGGTACAAGGAGCAGATCAAGAAGACGCGCCCCGGCCCCGCGCAGGAGGCCGTCAAGGCGCGCGCCATGAGGGTCCTCAAGCAGCGAAAGAT GTATGAAGGACAGCGTGACATGCTGTACAACCAGACGTATAACCTCGACCAAGTTGCTTTCGCATCAGAGGGGATTAAAGATGCTCAACAGACT ATGACTGCAATGAAGGCTGCCAATAAAGAGCTTAAAGGGATGATGAAAACTGTGAAGATCGAAGATATAGAT AGCATGCAAGACGAGATGATGGATCTTATGGATGTGAGCAATGAAATACAAGAAACTCTCGGTAGAAGCTACAATGTCCCAGATGACATTGACGAGGAAGAACTTATGGGAG AGCTTGATGCTTTGGAAGCTGACATGGACTTCGAATCGAGTTCGGTTCCATCTTACCTTCAACCGGACAAGGAGTCAGATCTAGATTCTGAGCTCAACTTACCTGCTGCGCCAAGCGGTCATGCAGCAGCCCCGAACCGGCAGCAG GAGGATGAACTGGGGTTGCCTACGGTGCCGCATGCATCAATCCGTACCTGA